The proteins below are encoded in one region of Triticum aestivum cultivar Chinese Spring chromosome 1B, IWGSC CS RefSeq v2.1, whole genome shotgun sequence:
- the LOC123084983 gene encoding probable cytosolic oligopeptidase A produces the protein MEMKTLEGELEELEKGVEPAWESLVHLLKRIVDRLNVVDHIKAVKDSPDLRAAVEDVQMLAFHVSSRASRRRSRKKHSSSSSELVQGVTKPLMLIRIGTN, from the exons ATGGAGATGAAAACTTTG GAGGGCGAGCTGGAGGAGCTTGAGAAGGGCGTGGAGCCTGCGTGGGAAAGCTTGGTCCACCTGCTCAAGCGCATCGTCGACAGGCTGAACGTCGTTGACCACATCAAGGCCGTCAAGGACTCGCCCGACCTCCGTGCCGCCGTCGAGGATGTCCAG ATGCTGGCGTTTCATGTTTCGTCGCGAGCATCAAGACGAAGAAGTCGGAAGAAGCATAGTTCAAGCTCATCGGAGCTAGTTCAAGGAGTAACGAAGCCCTTGATGCTGATCCGTATTGGAACAAATTGA